One Janthinobacterium sp. TB1-E2 genomic region harbors:
- the kbl gene encoding glycine C-acetyltransferase → MSEQAKNTFFSGLQQNLDQLRQQGLYKPERVIASRQGAEVVCDDGRTLINMCANNYLGLSGDLQTQEASIAATQKYGYGLSSVRFICGTQTVHKELEQAISAFLGTEDTILYAAAFDANGGVFEPLFDENDAIISDALNHASIIDGIRLCKAGRYRYAHNDMADLEVQLKAAIAAGKRHKVIVTDGVFSMDGTIAQLDKICDLADQYGALVMIDECHASGFMGATGRGTHEHHNVMGRIDIITGTLGKALGGAMGGFTSARKEVIDTLRQKSRPYLFSNTLAPSIAGASLSVLERLAKSTELRDRLHDNTAFFRSEIERIGFTIKPGTHPVVPVMLFDAPVAQKFAARLYELGVLVTGFFYPVVPMGQARVRVQLSAAHTREQLVQVLAAFEQAGKELGLLTTTTIN, encoded by the coding sequence ATGAGCGAGCAAGCGAAGAACACCTTTTTCAGCGGTCTGCAACAGAACCTCGATCAACTGCGCCAGCAGGGCTTGTACAAGCCCGAGCGCGTGATCGCCTCGCGCCAGGGCGCCGAAGTGGTGTGCGACGATGGCCGTACCCTGATCAATATGTGTGCAAACAACTACCTGGGCCTGTCCGGCGACCTGCAGACGCAGGAGGCATCGATTGCCGCCACGCAAAAATACGGCTACGGCCTGTCGTCCGTCCGCTTCATCTGCGGCACGCAAACCGTGCACAAGGAACTGGAACAGGCGATCTCCGCTTTTCTGGGTACCGAAGACACGATCTTGTACGCGGCGGCATTCGACGCCAACGGCGGCGTGTTCGAACCGCTGTTCGATGAAAACGACGCCATCATCTCCGACGCGCTGAACCACGCGTCCATCATCGACGGCATCCGCCTGTGCAAGGCTGGCCGCTACCGCTACGCCCACAACGACATGGCCGACCTGGAAGTGCAGCTGAAAGCGGCGATTGCCGCCGGCAAGCGCCATAAAGTCATCGTCACGGACGGCGTGTTCTCGATGGACGGCACGATCGCGCAGCTGGACAAGATCTGCGACCTGGCCGACCAGTATGGCGCGCTGGTGATGATCGACGAATGCCACGCTTCCGGCTTCATGGGCGCGACGGGCCGCGGCACGCACGAACACCACAATGTGATGGGCCGCATCGACATCATCACGGGCACCCTGGGCAAGGCCCTGGGCGGCGCCATGGGCGGCTTTACGTCGGCGCGCAAGGAAGTCATCGACACCCTGCGCCAGAAATCGCGTCCTTATCTGTTCTCGAACACGCTGGCGCCATCGATTGCCGGCGCGTCGCTGTCGGTACTGGAACGCCTGGCCAAGTCGACGGAACTGCGCGACCGCCTGCATGACAACACGGCCTTCTTCCGCAGCGAGATCGAGCGCATCGGCTTTACCATCAAGCCGGGCACCCATCCGGTCGTGCCGGTGATGCTGTTCGACGCGCCCGTGGCGCAGAAATTTGCCGCCCGCCTGTATGAGCTGGGCGTGCTGGTGACGGGCTTCTTCTATCCGGTCGTGCCGATGGGCCAGGCCCGTGTGCGCGTGCAGCTGTCGGCGGCCCATACGCGTGAACAGCTGGTGCAAGTGCTGGCCGCTTTCGAACAGGCTGGCAAGGAACTCGGTTTGCTGACCACGACCACTATCAATTAA
- a CDS encoding NAD-dependent epimerase/dehydratase family protein produces MERILVIGANGQIGSELVGALAQQHGADNVIASDIGTNNLYQAKRYAQLNVLDKDGLAAIIADENITQVYQLAAMLSATGEAAPLKAWSLNMDGLLNILELARERGEAGKPLRIFWPSSIAAFGPNTPQVNTPQMTVMDPTSMYGISKLAGERLCEYYFNKYGVDVRSIRYPGIISYKSPPGGGTTDYAIAIFHAALRGERYDCFLDANTTLPMIYMPDAIRATIELMDAPAAQIKIRSSYNVAGVSFNPEQLAKAIVRMVPDFKISYKPDSRQAIADSWPQSLDDSKASADWGWKAQIGVEQMVTDMLANVDVGHAAKAA; encoded by the coding sequence ATGGAACGCATTTTAGTCATCGGCGCAAACGGCCAAATCGGTAGTGAACTGGTGGGCGCGCTGGCGCAGCAGCACGGCGCGGACAACGTCATCGCCAGCGACATCGGCACGAACAATCTGTATCAGGCCAAGCGCTACGCCCAGCTCAATGTGCTGGACAAGGACGGCCTGGCGGCCATCATCGCCGACGAGAACATCACCCAGGTGTACCAGCTGGCGGCCATGCTGTCGGCCACGGGCGAAGCGGCGCCGTTGAAGGCGTGGAGCCTGAACATGGATGGCTTGCTCAATATCCTGGAACTGGCGCGCGAGCGTGGCGAGGCAGGCAAGCCGCTGCGGATCTTCTGGCCATCGTCGATCGCCGCCTTCGGCCCGAACACGCCGCAAGTGAACACGCCGCAAATGACGGTGATGGACCCGACCTCGATGTACGGCATCAGCAAGCTGGCCGGCGAGCGCCTGTGCGAATACTACTTCAACAAGTATGGCGTGGACGTGCGCAGCATCCGCTACCCGGGCATCATCAGCTACAAATCGCCTCCAGGCGGCGGCACCACCGATTACGCCATCGCCATCTTCCACGCGGCCTTGCGCGGCGAGCGCTATGACTGCTTCCTCGATGCGAATACCACTCTGCCGATGATTTACATGCCCGACGCGATCCGCGCCACCATCGAACTGATGGACGCGCCAGCGGCACAGATCAAGATCCGCTCGTCGTACAACGTGGCCGGCGTGTCGTTCAACCCCGAGCAGCTGGCCAAGGCCATCGTGCGCATGGTGCCGGACTTCAAGATCAGCTACAAGCCGGACAGCCGTCAGGCCATCGCCGACAGCTGGCCGCAAAGCCTGGACGACAGCAAGGCCAGCGCCGATTGGGGCTGGAAGGCGCAGATCGGCGTCGAGCAGATGGTCACGGACATGCTGGCCAATGTCGACGTGGGCCATGCCGCCAAGGCGGCCTGA
- a CDS encoding STM4014 family protein, which produces MLLLATQGSKRVRLLQAARAQLRLPPAQVLEWRDWLRQPALLEDSLRQTGPLKIEPPGDDPAAHLLLLQAGCRLLDRPLLSAPAHGELLAMDAWFAGFSNAMASLAAQLADLPQTRVFNAPAEICLMTDKLACQRHLAAHGVPIPALLGPVESYEHLQSLLHEHQLDRVYLKPRYGSSASGVVAYRRNKAGRQQATTSAALHRTEGATRLMNSKRMARYESEHDIAALVDALAAQELYAEAWLNKPRCGDSHYDLRVVTVAGRPAHRVARIGAQMMTNLHLDNRRGDAAGLLNAADMAALEAASAQAARAFPHSHVTGYDLVVRHGQAHVLEANAFGDLLPGLLWQGEDTYAAQLIHV; this is translated from the coding sequence ATGCTTTTGCTGGCGACACAGGGCAGCAAGCGCGTGCGCCTGCTGCAGGCGGCGCGCGCGCAGCTGCGCCTGCCGCCCGCGCAGGTGCTGGAATGGCGCGACTGGCTACGTCAGCCTGCCTTGCTCGAGGATTCATTGCGCCAGACCGGCCCGCTCAAGATCGAACCGCCCGGCGACGATCCCGCCGCCCACCTGCTGTTGCTGCAGGCGGGCTGCCGGCTGTTGGACCGTCCGCTGCTCTCGGCGCCCGCGCATGGCGAGCTGCTGGCCATGGATGCGTGGTTTGCCGGTTTTTCCAATGCCATGGCGTCCCTGGCGGCGCAACTGGCGGACCTGCCGCAGACGCGCGTCTTCAATGCGCCAGCCGAAATCTGTCTCATGACGGACAAACTGGCGTGCCAGCGCCATTTGGCCGCGCATGGCGTGCCCATACCTGCCTTGCTGGGACCAGTGGAGAGCTACGAGCATCTGCAGTCGCTGCTGCACGAACACCAGCTTGACCGCGTCTATCTGAAACCGCGCTACGGCTCGTCCGCGTCTGGTGTCGTCGCCTACCGCAGGAACAAGGCCGGGCGGCAGCAAGCCACCACCTCGGCCGCCTTGCACCGCACCGAGGGCGCAACGCGCCTGATGAACAGCAAACGCATGGCCCGCTACGAGTCCGAACACGACATCGCCGCCCTCGTCGACGCGCTGGCAGCCCAGGAACTGTATGCGGAAGCATGGCTGAACAAGCCGCGCTGCGGCGACAGCCATTACGACTTGCGGGTCGTGACCGTAGCCGGCCGGCCCGCGCACCGGGTGGCGCGTATCGGCGCCCAGATGATGACGAATCTGCACCTCGACAACCGGCGCGGCGACGCGGCCGGCCTTTTGAACGCTGCCGACATGGCGGCGCTGGAAGCGGCCAGCGCCCAGGCCGCGCGCGCCTTCCCCCACAGCCACGTGACGGGCTACGACCTCGTCGTGCGCCACGGCCAGGCCCATGTGCTCGAAGCGAATGCCTTCGGCGACCTGCTGCCAGGCCTGCTGTGGCAAGGCGAGGACACTTATGCAGCGCAACTGATCCATGTTTAA
- the moaD gene encoding molybdopterin converting factor subunit 1, whose translation MKINLRFFASVRELVGTGHEVLEVAEPLAVGAVRALLIARGGNWEYALAQGRALRMAHNQVMCDADTLIGDGDEVAFFPPVTGG comes from the coding sequence ATGAAGATCAATCTGCGATTTTTTGCCAGCGTGCGTGAGTTGGTGGGCACCGGCCATGAAGTGCTGGAAGTAGCCGAGCCGCTGGCGGTGGGTGCGGTGAGAGCGCTGCTGATCGCCCGCGGCGGCAACTGGGAATACGCGCTGGCGCAAGGCCGCGCGCTGCGCATGGCCCACAACCAGGTGATGTGCGATGCCGACACCTTGATCGGTGATGGCGACGAGGTGGCGTTTTTCCCGCCCGTGACGGGCGGTTAA
- a CDS encoding STM4015 family protein: protein MTISESTTLFHKKKVVQYDPDIALQSGQDIVYRLSLEYDDKRKMPDLIAGFLEKTDKNALEALIIGMWGDPYEAGADEVIAALISHAPQLPNLRALFIGDMTYEECEISWIVQGSYKPLLDAFPQLEELRIRGGNELTVEPFAHQNLRKFTIESGGLDQKIAQALAQSSMPKLEYLELWLGTDDYGFSGDVALYQKVLAQLATPTLRYLGLRDAQIADELAVWLANEPLLATVETLDLSLGTLGDVGAEALLQGTQLGNLKRMDLSHHYISEANQEKLNALPFPVRLDDPQEDDEDDDEVYRYVAVGE, encoded by the coding sequence ATGACGATTTCCGAAAGCACCACCCTCTTCCACAAGAAAAAAGTCGTCCAGTACGATCCCGATATTGCGCTGCAGTCGGGGCAGGATATCGTCTACCGCCTCTCGCTCGAGTATGACGACAAGCGCAAGATGCCGGACCTGATCGCCGGCTTCCTGGAAAAAACCGACAAGAATGCGCTTGAGGCGCTGATCATCGGCATGTGGGGCGACCCGTACGAAGCGGGCGCCGACGAGGTGATCGCCGCACTGATCAGCCACGCGCCGCAGCTGCCGAACTTGCGCGCGCTGTTCATCGGCGACATGACGTACGAGGAATGCGAAATCTCGTGGATCGTGCAAGGCAGCTACAAGCCGCTGCTGGACGCTTTCCCGCAGCTGGAAGAGCTGCGCATCCGCGGCGGCAATGAGTTGACCGTCGAACCGTTCGCGCACCAGAACCTGCGCAAGTTCACCATCGAGTCCGGTGGCCTCGATCAGAAGATCGCGCAGGCGCTGGCCCAGTCGAGCATGCCCAAGCTGGAATACCTGGAACTGTGGCTCGGTACCGACGACTATGGTTTTTCCGGCGACGTGGCGCTGTACCAGAAAGTACTGGCGCAACTGGCCACGCCGACCCTGCGCTACCTGGGCCTGCGCGATGCGCAGATCGCCGACGAGCTGGCCGTCTGGCTGGCCAACGAGCCGCTGCTGGCCACCGTCGAGACCCTGGACCTGTCGCTGGGCACCTTGGGCGACGTGGGCGCCGAAGCACTGCTGCAAGGCACGCAATTGGGCAATCTGAAACGCATGGACCTGTCGCATCACTATATCTCCGAAGCGAACCAGGAAAAACTCAACGCCCTGCCCTTCCCCGTCAGGCTCGATGATCCGCAGGAAGACGACGAGGACGACGACGAAGTCTATCGCTATGTCGCCGTCGGCGAATAA
- a CDS encoding AAA family ATPase, whose translation MSLSKKPYLQSAALRSDAVVDLDHYPFTIPAIRDFVHMDFHRDVTFFVGENGSGKSTMLEALAVGLGFGKDGGTRNVRIALPSDEESGLHAHLRLSKSYKKPEDSYFLRAESFFNVATYMDEMPQEYLESYGGKSLHAQSHGEAFMATLINKLRGKGLYLLDEPEAALSPSRQMAALSVIHQLVQDDSQLIIATHSPILLAYPNAKILMFTGGGIHEVAYEDTEHYAVTRDFLNNYPRRLEQLFEEE comes from the coding sequence ATGTCGCTGAGTAAAAAACCGTATCTGCAAAGCGCCGCGCTGCGCTCCGACGCCGTCGTCGACCTCGATCACTATCCGTTCACCATTCCCGCCATCCGCGACTTCGTGCACATGGATTTCCACCGCGACGTGACGTTTTTCGTGGGCGAAAATGGCAGCGGCAAGTCGACCATGCTCGAAGCGCTGGCCGTGGGGCTGGGCTTCGGCAAGGATGGCGGCACGCGCAACGTGCGCATCGCCCTGCCGTCGGACGAGGAATCGGGCTTGCACGCGCACTTGCGCCTGAGCAAGAGCTATAAAAAACCCGAAGACAGCTATTTCCTGCGCGCCGAGAGCTTTTTCAACGTCGCCACCTACATGGACGAGATGCCACAGGAGTACCTGGAGAGCTACGGCGGCAAGTCGCTGCACGCGCAATCGCACGGCGAAGCGTTCATGGCGACCTTGATCAACAAGCTGCGGGGCAAGGGTTTATACCTGCTGGACGAACCCGAGGCGGCCCTGTCGCCGAGCCGCCAGATGGCGGCGCTATCCGTGATCCACCAGCTGGTGCAGGACGACTCGCAGCTGATTATCGCCACCCATTCGCCGATCTTGCTCGCCTACCCGAACGCGAAGATTTTGATGTTTACTGGCGGCGGCATCCACGAAGTGGCGTATGAAGACACGGAACACTATGCAGTGACGCGCGATTTCTTGAATAACTACCCGAGGAGGCTGGAGCAGTTGTTTGAGGAGGAATGA
- a CDS encoding helix-turn-helix domain-containing protein, with product MKTSVSTNSPPEVGATLQRLRLARGLTLEDLSRIAGVSKSMLSQIEREKANPTIAITWRLANALGVQIGELLSSAEKAVETIRITDAHETPTLPGDHAGYVLRILGPMELAGKYEWYEVTLAPGGELASQPHDPGTTEHLTVIHGNLELEVGTAKRKVKNGGTARYPADQPHTIRNLGKTEGKALLVVIHR from the coding sequence ATGAAAACCAGCGTTTCGACCAATTCTCCGCCCGAAGTGGGCGCCACCCTGCAACGGCTGCGCCTGGCGCGCGGCCTGACACTCGAGGATTTGTCGCGCATCGCGGGCGTTTCGAAGTCCATGCTGTCGCAAATCGAGCGCGAAAAAGCCAATCCCACCATCGCCATCACGTGGCGCCTGGCCAACGCCCTGGGCGTACAGATCGGCGAATTGCTGTCCAGCGCGGAAAAAGCCGTGGAAACCATCCGCATCACGGACGCCCACGAAACCCCCACCCTGCCCGGCGACCATGCGGGCTACGTGCTGCGCATCCTGGGACCGATGGAACTGGCCGGCAAATATGAATGGTATGAAGTGACTCTGGCGCCGGGCGGCGAACTGGCGTCGCAGCCGCACGACCCGGGCACCACCGAACATTTGACGGTCATCCACGGTAACCTGGAGCTGGAAGTGGGCACGGCGAAGAGAAAGGTCAAGAATGGCGGCACGGCACGCTACCCGGCGGACCAGCCGCATACGATACGCAACCTGGGCAAGACGGAAGGCAAGGCCTTATTGGTGGTCATCCATAGATAG
- the thrC gene encoding threonine synthase has protein sequence MHYVSTRADKAPSNQQQFSDILLGGLAPDGGLYLPEHYPQVTGAELNAWRTLSYADLAFEILKKFATDIPAADLKALTAKTYTKAVYKNARAGENAADITPLRVLEENVVKGGSTTLMLQALSNGPTLAFKDMAMQLLGNLFEYTLAKTGAELNIFGATSGDTGSAAEYAMRGKKGIRVFMLSPHKKMSAFQTAQMFSLQDPNIVNIAVEGVFDDCQDMVKAVSNDLPFKAKQKIGTVNSINWARVVAQVVYYFRGYLAATTSNEQKVSFTVPSGNFGNICAGHIARMMGLPISKLVAATNENDVLDEFFRTGVYRVRKSAETYHTSSPSMDISKASNFERFVYDLVGRDSDRVRALFTKVETHGGFDLSGKPGSDGDEFKLVAKYGFKSGKSTHQDRLDTIRDVADDYGITIDTHTADGIKVAREHLEPNVPMIVLETALAAKFNETILEALGVDAERPAGFENIEDLPQKFVVMDADVEKMKAYIAANTGL, from the coding sequence ATGCACTACGTGTCTACCCGCGCTGATAAAGCGCCATCGAATCAGCAGCAATTCTCCGACATCCTCCTGGGCGGCCTGGCCCCCGATGGCGGACTGTATCTCCCAGAACACTACCCGCAAGTCACTGGTGCCGAGCTCAATGCCTGGCGCACATTGTCGTATGCCGACCTGGCATTCGAAATCCTGAAGAAGTTCGCCACCGATATCCCGGCCGCGGACCTGAAGGCACTGACGGCGAAAACCTATACCAAGGCAGTCTACAAGAACGCCCGTGCCGGCGAAAACGCGGCCGACATCACGCCGCTGCGCGTGCTCGAAGAAAACGTCGTCAAGGGCGGATCGACCACCCTGATGCTGCAGGCGCTGTCGAACGGCCCGACCCTGGCCTTCAAGGACATGGCTATGCAGCTGCTGGGCAATCTGTTTGAATACACCCTGGCCAAGACGGGCGCCGAACTCAATATCTTCGGCGCCACGTCGGGCGACACGGGCAGCGCGGCCGAATACGCGATGCGCGGCAAGAAGGGCATCCGCGTCTTCATGCTGTCGCCGCACAAGAAAATGAGCGCCTTCCAGACGGCGCAGATGTTCAGCCTGCAAGACCCGAACATTGTCAACATCGCCGTCGAAGGCGTGTTCGACGATTGCCAGGATATGGTGAAAGCCGTGTCGAACGACTTGCCGTTCAAGGCCAAGCAGAAGATCGGCACCGTCAACTCCATCAACTGGGCGCGAGTCGTGGCGCAGGTCGTCTACTACTTCCGCGGCTACCTGGCGGCCACCACCAGCAACGAGCAAAAAGTGTCGTTCACGGTGCCGTCGGGCAACTTTGGCAATATCTGCGCCGGCCATATCGCCCGCATGATGGGCTTGCCGATCTCGAAACTGGTGGCGGCGACGAATGAAAACGACGTGCTCGACGAATTCTTCCGCACGGGCGTCTACCGCGTGCGCAAGTCGGCCGAAACGTACCACACGAGCAGCCCGTCGATGGATATCTCGAAAGCGTCGAACTTCGAGCGCTTCGTCTACGACCTCGTGGGCCGCGACAGCGACCGCGTGCGCGCCCTGTTTACGAAAGTGGAAACGCACGGCGGTTTCGATTTGTCCGGCAAGCCTGGCAGCGATGGCGATGAATTCAAGCTGGTGGCCAAGTACGGCTTCAAGTCGGGCAAGTCCACGCACCAGGACCGCCTCGACACCATCCGCGACGTGGCCGACGACTACGGCATCACCATCGACACGCACACGGCCGACGGCATCAAGGTGGCGCGCGAGCACCTGGAACCGAACGTGCCGATGATCGTGCTGGAAACGGCGCTGGCGGCCAAGTTCAACGAAACCATCCTCGAAGCGCTGGGCGTGGACGCGGAACGGCCAGCCGGCTTCGAGAACATCGAAGACTTGCCGCAAAAGTTCGTCGTGATGGATGCGGACGTGGAAAAAATGAAGGCGTATATCGCCGCCAATACGGGCTTGTGA
- a CDS encoding L-serine ammonia-lyase, with the protein MDMSVFDLFKIGIGPSSSHTVGPMVAARRFLVEYGPLDQVVGAEAALYGSLALTGVGHATDKAVILGLMGETPQDVAPDEVDSKLAAIEAAGEIALLGTHVVPFTAATGLVWHKSESLPEHPNGMRFTLKLADGSRVDKVYYSIGGGFIREAEEVQTAAQAEAAVESAASARVVFPFDTMEQLLAHGVESGLSIPEMLRANECVKRSDEELNAGLDRIWHVMRDCIAHGLETTGNLPGGLNVKRRAAKLWRLAQEAKASDNRANDLPHDAVHLVSLYAMAVNEENAAGGRVVTAPTNGAAGIIPAVLRYYAQDCRPSDPVGGVRRFMLTAAAIGMLCKRNASISGAEVGCQGEVGVACAMAAAGLVAALGGTNEQIENAAEIGIEHHLGMTCDPIGGLVQIPCIERNGMGAVKAITAASLALKGDGTHFVSLDEVIETMRQTGADMQDKYKETSLGGLAVHVITVNHAAC; encoded by the coding sequence ATGGACATGAGCGTATTTGACCTGTTTAAAATCGGCATCGGGCCGTCGAGTTCCCACACGGTGGGACCAATGGTGGCGGCGCGGCGTTTTCTGGTCGAATACGGTCCGCTGGACCAGGTAGTGGGCGCCGAGGCGGCCCTGTATGGCTCGCTGGCGCTGACGGGCGTGGGCCATGCGACGGACAAGGCTGTCATTCTTGGCTTGATGGGCGAAACGCCGCAAGACGTGGCGCCCGATGAAGTCGACAGCAAGCTGGCCGCCATCGAGGCGGCCGGCGAGATCGCCTTGCTGGGTACGCACGTGGTGCCATTCACGGCCGCCACGGGCCTCGTCTGGCACAAGAGCGAATCGCTGCCCGAACACCCGAACGGCATGCGCTTCACCCTGAAACTGGCGGACGGCAGCCGTGTCGACAAGGTGTATTACTCGATCGGCGGCGGTTTTATCCGCGAGGCCGAGGAAGTTCAAACTGCGGCGCAGGCCGAAGCGGCCGTGGAATCGGCCGCCAGCGCGCGGGTCGTCTTCCCCTTCGACACGATGGAGCAGTTGCTGGCCCACGGCGTCGAAAGCGGCTTGTCGATCCCGGAAATGCTGCGCGCGAACGAGTGCGTCAAGCGCAGCGACGAGGAATTGAACGCGGGCCTGGACCGCATCTGGCACGTCATGCGCGACTGTATCGCGCACGGCCTGGAAACGACGGGCAACCTGCCGGGCGGCTTGAACGTGAAGCGCCGTGCCGCGAAATTGTGGCGCTTGGCGCAGGAGGCGAAAGCGTCCGACAACCGCGCCAACGACTTGCCGCACGACGCCGTGCACCTGGTCAGCCTGTATGCGATGGCCGTCAACGAGGAAAACGCGGCCGGCGGCAGGGTTGTGACGGCGCCGACCAACGGCGCGGCCGGCATCATCCCGGCCGTGCTGCGCTACTACGCGCAGGATTGCCGCCCCAGCGATCCGGTGGGCGGCGTGCGCCGCTTCATGCTGACGGCCGCGGCCATCGGCATGCTGTGCAAGCGCAATGCCTCGATCTCGGGCGCCGAAGTGGGTTGCCAGGGCGAAGTGGGCGTGGCGTGCGCCATGGCGGCGGCCGGCCTGGTGGCGGCCCTGGGCGGCACGAATGAACAGATCGAAAACGCGGCCGAAATCGGCATCGAACACCACCTGGGCATGACGTGCGACCCCATCGGCGGCCTGGTGCAGATCCCCTGCATCGAGCGCAATGGCATGGGCGCCGTGAAAGCCATCACGGCCGCCTCGCTGGCGCTGAAGGGCGACGGCACGCATTTCGTCAGCCTCGACGAAGTCATCGAAACCATGCGCCAGACGGGCGCGGACATGCAGGACAAGTACAAGGAAACGTCGCTGGGCGGCTTGGCCGTCCACGTTATCACGGTCAATCACGCCGCTTGCTGA
- the glp gene encoding gephyrin-like molybdotransferase Glp has product MTDASTVRKPMLSVAEAQAFMLGAARPVADVELVDTMRANGRVLAAAQTSTLNVPERDNTQMDGYAVRASDCASGAASLPVSQRIAAGHVGQPLQPGTAARIFTGALIPDGADCVVMQEQCTVADGVVTVNHVPAAGEWVRRQGEDIRAGGEILGAGRRLRSQEMGLAASVGLAQLPVLRKLRVAVFFTGDELAMPGEPLAPGAVYNSNRFTLRGLLENLGCEITDLGIVPDSLEATKAVLRQAAQGNDLIITSGGVSVGEEDHIKPAVEAEGRLNMWQIAVKPGKPLAFGEVREAFFVGLPGNPVSSFVTFLLFVRPFILRLQGVAGNLAPRSYKLPAAFERLKADKRNEFLRAKVNDEGELELFANQSSGVLTSTVWGDGLIDCPPGLSIARGDMLRFIPFNELLY; this is encoded by the coding sequence ATGACAGACGCCAGCACTGTACGCAAACCGATGCTGTCGGTGGCCGAGGCGCAAGCCTTCATGCTGGGCGCGGCGCGCCCGGTGGCCGACGTGGAGCTGGTCGACACCATGCGCGCCAACGGCCGCGTGCTGGCGGCCGCGCAAACGTCGACCCTGAACGTGCCCGAGCGCGACAATACGCAGATGGATGGCTACGCCGTGCGCGCCAGTGACTGCGCCAGCGGCGCGGCCAGCTTACCCGTGTCGCAGCGCATCGCGGCCGGCCACGTGGGCCAGCCCTTGCAACCGGGGACGGCGGCGCGCATCTTCACGGGCGCCCTGATTCCAGACGGCGCCGACTGCGTCGTCATGCAGGAGCAGTGCACGGTGGCGGATGGCGTGGTGACGGTCAACCACGTGCCGGCAGCGGGCGAATGGGTACGCCGCCAGGGCGAGGATATCCGCGCCGGCGGCGAGATCCTCGGTGCGGGCCGGCGCTTGCGCAGCCAGGAAATGGGCTTGGCCGCCTCGGTGGGACTGGCGCAGCTGCCTGTGCTGCGCAAACTGCGCGTGGCCGTATTTTTCACGGGCGACGAGCTGGCCATGCCCGGCGAACCGCTGGCGCCGGGTGCCGTCTACAACTCGAACCGCTTTACCTTGCGCGGCTTGCTGGAAAACCTCGGTTGCGAGATCACGGACCTGGGCATCGTGCCCGACAGTCTGGAAGCAACCAAGGCCGTGCTGCGCCAGGCGGCCCAGGGCAATGATCTGATCATCACCTCGGGCGGCGTGTCCGTGGGCGAGGAAGACCATATCAAGCCGGCCGTGGAAGCGGAAGGGCGGCTGAACATGTGGCAGATTGCCGTCAAGCCAGGCAAACCGCTGGCGTTTGGCGAAGTGCGGGAGGCGTTCTTTGTCGGCTTGCCCGGCAATCCCGTCTCGAGCTTTGTCACGTTTTTGCTGTTCGTGCGCCCGTTCATTTTGCGCCTGCAAGGCGTGGCGGGCAACCTGGCGCCGCGCAGCTACAAGCTGCCGGCCGCGTTCGAGCGCCTGAAGGCGGACAAGCGCAACGAGTTCTTGCGCGCCAAGGTCAATGACGAGGGCGAGCTGGAACTGTTCGCCAACCAGAGTTCGGGCGTGCTGACGTCCACCGTGTGGGGCGACGGCTTGATCGATTGTCCGCCGGGGCTGTCGATTGCGCGCGGCGACATGCTGCGTTTTATCCCGTTTAACGAATTGCTGTACTGA